Within the Bacteroidales bacterium genome, the region ATTCGTGTCCTTCTGTTCGGGGTTGTTGCCGGATTGGTTGGCTCCAACTGACGCGTACCCTCTCCAAAACCCAATAGCGGAAGGATAAGTAACAAAAGGCAAAAATATATCAGCAGTCCTTTCATAAGAGCTATGCTTGCAGGTAATCACTTACTTTAGCTGTGATGATCTTGTATGGGTTTTAGAACTCATAAAATTATAAAATTCCGGCTTTGTTCACCTAAAATTAAAGCCCCCGGAAAAGAGGGCTTTAAAGTGATAATTAATTTTTTATGAATGTTCAAAATGTTCAGATGCTCTCCCGGTCATGATATTCTGATATGATGTTGGAGCGTATAATTCATCCTTTTAGATGAACAATTGAGCCCCATCACTAAAACAGAGTTTCAATCTAATACTTAATGAGCCTGATCCCTTTTGTATTTTGTCCATCGCTGAATCGAAGGATATAAACACCTGATGGTTTATGACTCAGGTCCAGGCTTAAACTTGATGCATCCTTTTTATTTATTTTCTGTTTATGCAGTAAAACACCTTGCACATTAAATACTTCCAAATCTATATCCTTATTTAAATTTCCTATTTCACAATGGATGTATCCATTTCCCGGATTTGGAAACACCTTTACTGGTAATTGACTTTCCTGCTCACTGGTGCCATATGTACATTCTGAATAGGTATAAATTATGGTTATGTTGCCTGTATTGGAGCATCCTGTCAGAGAATTGAGAACATCCACCGAGTATGACAGCATATCAAATGCAATACCTGTGGTAGCTGATTGAATCTCAGGAGTATTTGCTCCATTCGACCATAAGTAGGTTGCATTGGGGTTTACGGCGCTTATGGTCAAAGTATCAAAAATACAGGCCATGATTGTATCACCGTTCCAAATATGCGCTCCCTGGGGAATAAGGTTTATGAAGGGTAAAGGATTCACAAAAACAGTCACAGAATCAAAATCCTGGGTAAAACCATCAGAAATTGTGAGTTTATAGGTTGTGGTTTGATTTGGTGTTACAGTTGGTTCACTCTGAGTCGATGAGTATCCTCCTGTTGCAGTCCATGTGTAGGAGTAATTTCCTGACCCACCTTCGGACAGAGGGAGTAATCGGGTTGATTCACCCAAACAAAGAGGAGAATGAATGGCCTGCGGTTGAACGTTTAATGGTCCGCCTGCTATAGTAACCAGGACTTCACTTGAAGATACGCAACCATGGCCATCAGAAACTGTAAGGGTAAAGTTTGTTGTATTACTCAGGATATCTGTTAGCGTCATGCTTTGTAACGGGTTTACCAGGAGATCTGCAGGTTCCCAGGAGAAAGAATAGGGCGAAAAACCACCGGAAGCGATACCTGTCAGGGTAGTTGTTGTGCCGTTAGGGATCGTTTGCGGAGCACCGGGATTAACAACGGGGTTAGGATAAACATTTACTGTAACGGTGCGGGTAAGTGTGCTGAAGCCATCGCTGATGGTAAGGTAATAAGTTGTAGTTACATCAGGCTGAATAGTAATATCCTCTAATGTTGAGTTAAATCCGGCAGGGTCAGAAGTCCAGCTGTAATTATAAATTCCTGATCCTCCACCTGTTTGAGTGGATATATTTGAGGTCGCACCCAGGCATAAGGCTACAGGATCCGCTTGGACCTGGACACCCATCGGGCCACCTGTGATGGTAACAGTGACAATGTCGGTATTCACACAGTTATTACCAATATCAAGAACAGTTAACTGAAAATCTGTTGTTTGAGAGAGGTTTACTGTAGTAGGGTTCTGAATATCAGGGTTGGAAAGTAGGTTTGCTGGCTCCCAATGATAGGAATATGAACCACTTCCTGCTGAACCAGCCCCTGGAGTGTTGTATAAGTACCATAGGGAATTGATACATCAAGTCCGGCATGAGCTACAGGGCTGGGATTGATTTCAATTGATTTTAAAGATTGCCCGACACATCCATTATTTGAGGTCACTTTTAGTAATACATCATAATTCCCTCCATTTGGATATATATACGAAGGGTTTTGAATATTGGATGTATCAGTACCTACTCCAAAGTCCCAGTGCCAGGCTGCAGCTGACCCCCCTGGTATCAAACTCGCGTCGGAAAACAAGGTCGCAAGCCCGGAACAAGTATTACCATAGGTAAAATTGGCCAGGGGTTTAGGACTTACATTGACTACAGCACTGCCAGAAGCAATACCATTGCATATCTCATTTGCTACCTGGGTAATTGTATAGGTAGTAGTGGATGTTGGATGAACATATATTGTTTTGGGAGAGGTTACTACCTGGATATTAACCGGCGTTTGACCAAAAGCGGATAGGGTTACGACCCATGGTGGATGATTCTGGCAATTAATGATGAGTTCTGTAGAATCTCCCTGGCAGATATTAGCACCCCCAGTAAGAGTAGCCGTCGGTTTGTTATAAATTCCAACAGTAGTGTAATTTGTATCGGCACTAGGCTGACCGTTCACTGTAACCCAAAGTGAATAAACCCCCGCCATGCTAAGTTGAGCATTCATTCTTATTGGATTTTGGAGAGTGGATGTCCATCCATCCGGGCCTGTCCAGTGGTATACCGCATTGTTCATGTTTGCAGCACCCAATTGCAGGTTTTCTCCCACGCAAATGGGACCATTATTAGCAGCGGCCGGCGGAAGAATGGTACAATCTGTGGCACCTGAACCTCCCGTCTGAGAAAACACAATATTACATGCAGCATTTGAATAGTTAGTAATGATAATAATGTAATACTTACCATTAACTGCATTTGCGATATCACATACTTCTGTTGCTGCAGTAGAATAACTACAATCAACAATCTTGTTGCTGGTTAGTTGTCCGCAAGCGTTCTGTGAGTCAAATGGACCCCAGCAACAAAAAT harbors:
- a CDS encoding T9SS type A sorting domain-containing protein; this translates as MNTDIVTVTITGGPMGVQVQADPVALCLGATSNISTQTGGGSGIYNYSWTSDPAGFNSTLEDITIQPDVTTTYYLTISDGFSTLTRTVTVNVYPNPVVNPGAPQTIPNGTTTTLTGIASGGFSPYSFSWEPADLLVNPLQSMTLTDILSNTTNFTLTVSDGHGCVSSSEVLVTIAGGPLNVQPQAIHSPLCLGESTRLLPLSEGGSGNYSYTWTATGGYSSTQSEPTVTPNQTTTYKLTISDGFTQDFDSVTVFVNPLPFINLIPQGAHIWNGDTIMACIFDTLTISAVNPNATYLWSNGANTPEIQSATTGIAFDMLSYSVDVLNSLTGCSNTGNITIIYTYSECTYGTSEQESQLPVKVFPNPGNGYIHCEIGNLNKDIDLEVFNVQGVLLHKQKINKKDASSLSLDLSHKPSGVYILRFSDGQNTKGIRLIKY
- a CDS encoding PKD domain-containing protein — translated: MKRLLLGFVLLFSISSLLVAQNNNNVCEGALPFCTGTSYSFPAGVNAGSGQAGPAYGCLGSTPNPAWYYMKIAMPGMIQITMHSEPAHDIDFCCWGPFDSQNACGQLTSNKIVDCSYSTAATEVCDIANAVNGKYYIIIITNYSNAACNIVFSQTGGSGATDCTILPPAAANNGPICVGENLQLGAANMNNAVYHWTGPDGWTSTLQNPIRMNAQLSMAGVYSLWVTVNGQPSADTNYTTVGIYNKPTATLTGGANICQGDSTELIINCQNHPPWVVTLSAFGQTPVNIQVVTSPKTIYVHPTSTTTYTITQVANEICNGIASGSAVVNVSPKPLANFTYGNTCSGLATLFSDASLIPGGSAAAWHWDFGVGTDTSNIQNPSYIYPNGGNYDVLLKVTSNNGCVGQSLKSIEINPSPVAHAGLDVSIPYGTYTTLQGLVQQEVVHIPIIGSQQTYFPTLIFRTLLQ